Within the Opitutaceae bacterium TAV5 genome, the region GTGGACAACCTCCTGGTCGCCTCGCGCTGCATCGACAGCACGCACGAGGCGCACGCGGCCATCCGCATCACGCCGCAAGTCGTGGCCATCGGCCAGGGCGCGGGCACGGCGGCGGCGCTCTGCGTCCGGGAAGATCTCGCCAGCACCCGCGCGCTCGACCCGGCCGGGCTGCGCCGGACGCTTCGCGAGCAGGGCGCGTTTGTGTAGGCGGGAAAAACAGGCCGCAGGCGTCCGCCGCCCGCTCGCGGAGACGGCAAAGGGTGTCGTCCCCTACTTTGCCTTGTCCTCTTCCTCCCGGCTGTTCTCCTCCGGCGCAGGGATCAGGCGTCGCTCTGCCTCGGCGGCAAATTCGGCGCGGCGGCCCGGCGGGCTGCCGGCCTCCTTCCAGAGAGCCGTGGCGAGTTCGTTGATGCGGCTGAGCCGCTCGTAAGGTGACGTGCGAATGCAGGCAATGAGATCAGCAGTCATGACAACCTCCTTTCCTGGTGTGGCTGGATGTGTGTGGTTATTTTATGCTTCACGGTTGGCGGCCAGACGAGGGCCGCACCGGAACTGAAACATAAATCGTGCCAAACTCCCTCAAGGGAGTCCTGTATCGGTATCGTGGTAGTTCTCACTATGATACACATGTCGCGCCTCAATGCAACTGCCGCCGGCAATTTGCTACGCCCCGTCCCGTGCAGCCTCACGGCGCTCGCCCGGCGGCGTCCTCGCCGCCGCTCCGACAAGCCGAAGCACGCTTCGGGGTACCAGGTCCAAGGGATTGAAAGGGCGCCGGTATCTCTCCCGCCCCGGCGACGCCAAAATGTCACGCAGGATTTGCATCCAGACACGAATTGGGCTCTGTTAAAGGCAGTTCCAGATATACTGCCAGGCCTCTCCCGAGGTGAATCGAAGCCCGTTCCGGCCTTCCTGCCTTGTTTTTCGCAGGCAGGGTTTGCCCGTTAGCAAAACGCGGTCCGAACCGCGCCGCCGGCCATCCGGCTGCATTCACCTCCCTTTTCGGGCGAGTGCCTTTTCAACCCTGCGTCCCGCCAACATCAACCCCCTCCGGTCGTCTCATGAACAAAGCTCTCTCCATCGCATTTCTCGTCGTCGGCATTGTCCTCCTCGTTCTCGGCTACAATGCCTCGCAATCCGTCTCTTCCGGCATCTCGGAAGCCGTCCAGGGCGCCCCCTCCAACAAGGCGATCTGGCTGATCAGCCTCGGCGTCGTCGCCGCCCTCGTCGGCGGCTTCGGTCTCATCCCCCGCCGCCGCGGCTGACCTTTTCTCCCTGCGAACACCCGTCGCCGGATGTTCGCCGGCCGTTTTTGTATTCACTGGTCAGACACAAACTGTTTCACTCCGCACTGCCAACCCTCAACATCGCACTATCATGCCAAAATCATCCAAATCCGCCCCCGATTCCGCCAGCACCGCCATCGAGGAGCTGCGCTCCCTGCTCGCCGAAGCCGAGTCTGCGCTGGGCTCCGCCGGCGACCAGGCCGACAGCAAGATCGCCCAACTCCGCGAACGCCTCCGCTCCGCCCTCGAAAACGCGAAACCCAAAATCGAGGAGTGGAAGGGGCGCGTGCGCGAACAGGCCGAACGCGCCGACGAATACGCGCACACGCACCCGTACTACATCGCCGCCGCCGCCGCCCTTGTCGGCGTGGCCGCCGGCCTGCTCCTCGCCCGCGGCTGCAACGGCCGCCGGTAAGCGCCGGCAGCCTTTTCCCGTCCGCCCTCCGGAGCCGGCTCACGGCCGGACCGGCGGGCGGCTCTCTCTCCGCTCCCTCCCGGCCAGATACTGACACCATGGATACGCCCTCACGCCGCTCCGGCTCCCCGCAGGAATCCGACTCCGGACCTCCGGTTTCGCCGCCGTCCTCGCGCTTCCGTGCGCGGACCGGCAGCAGTCTCGTCGCCCACGCTCTCGGCCACCGGGTCGAGCTGGCGGCGCTCGACGCCGAAGAGGCCCGGGCGGAATCGTGCCTCATCGCGTTGCAGGCCGGCCTCGGCCTCGGCGTCGCCTGCGTGGCCGGCCTGATGTTCAACTTCGTGCTCGTCGCCCTCGTCTGGGATTTGCCGGCGCGGGTCGCCTGGCTGGCCCTGTTTTTTGTTCTGGAGGCAGGGCTTGCCTTGCTCGTCCTCGGCCTCGCCTGGCGGCGGCTCCAGCGCTGGCGCCCGTTTGCCGGCTTCATCAAACAACTCAAGGCGGACTACGCCTGCTGGAACGATTCGCCATGAACGGCTCCTCCTCCCGCTATCGTCCTGCCAGCGACAGCTTCAGCCGCGACGAACGCCGCCGGCTGCTCGAGCTGGCCTGCGAAATGGATCGGCTCGAATGGCGGCTGGCCCGCCAGCGCACCGATACCGGCAACCCGGTGTTCCGCGCCCTGGACGTCCTGCGTTTCGCCCAACCCTTCCTCCCCCGCTATCTCCGCTACGCCCTGGTCGGCTATTCGCTGGCCCGCAAGTGGTGGGGACGGCTCTGACCGCCGGCGCGCCCGGCCAGTCCCTGCCGATCCGTCCGGCCCGATCGTAGACAGATTTCGCCCGTCCGGGCAGCCGATGGCAGTCCCGGTCGGGAAAAGCGGCATAAAGTCTCCTCCACTTTCCGCTTCCCGCCCCGCCCCTCTCGCCTCCACGCTGCTGCCGTCATGTCCGCCGCCGCAGCCGCCACCGCCCGCTCACTTGTCCGACGCCTTTCCTGGGAAGAGCTCGATCCTGCCTTCCTTCGTCGCCTCGTCGCCATCGCCCGCGATGAAGATCTCGCCGGCCTCGGCCTCGCCGCCCTCCCGCCCCGCGGCCGCATCGGCGACCAGTCCACCGCCAGCCTCGCCGCCGCCCCGCGCACCGGCCGCGCCGATCTCGTCGCCCGCCAGGATCTCGTGACCTGCGGGCTGCCCCTCCTCCCGCTCATTCTCGCGGCTTACCACGGCGACGGCCGCCGGACGCGCGCCACCGCCCGTCTCCGCGTGAGCGATGGCAAGGCGGTGAAAAAACACGGCGTCCTCGCCACGCTCGAAGGCGACCCGCGCGTGCTCCTCGCCGCCGAGCGTGTCATCCTCAATTTCCTGCAACGCCTCTCCGGCATCGCCACGCAGACCCGCCGCCATGTCGATGCGCTCGGCCGCCAGGCGCGTACCCGGCTTCTCGATACACGCAAGACCACGCCCGGCTACCGCATGCTCGAAAAATACGCCGTCGCCTGCGGTGGCGGCTGGAATCACCGCCTCGGCCTCTTCGACCGCGTGATGCTGAAGGACAACCACCTGGCGCTCCTCGGCTCCGGCGACGATCTCGCCGCCGCCGTCGCCCGCGCCAAAAAACGCGCCCCCGAACTTCCCGTCGAAGTCGAGGTGGACCGCCTTGACCAGATCCCGCCCGTGCTCGCCGCCGGCGCCGACGTCATCCTGCTCGACAATTTCCCGCCCGCGCAAATCCGCCGCGCCGTCGCCCTCATCGGCCGCCGCGCCTTCACCGAGGCCAGCGGAGGCATCACCCTGCGAACCCTGCCCCGCTACGCCGGGCTCGGCCTCACCTTCATCTCCACTGGCGCGCTCGTTCACCAGAGCACCTGGATGGACATCGGGCTCGACTGGAAATCATGAAACCCGCCGCCATCCGCCGTCCCGAACTCGTCATTCTCTCCGCGTTGCTCGAGGCGGAGCCGGGCGTCGTTTCCGGCGCTCACCTCGCGCGCGAACTCGGCATGAGCCGCGTCGCCGTCTGGCAGCACATGGAAAAACTGCGCGAGCAGGGTTTCATCTTCGAAAGCCTTCACTCCAAAGGCTACCGGATCACCGGACGCCCTGCCGGGCTCAACCTCGCGTTGCTCGAAGCCTGCCGCCACACCGGCAAGACCGCCAACGGCGCAGCAACCGCCTGCGCCATCCACCTGCTCGACGAGGTCGACAGCACCAACGACGAAGCCGCCCGCCGCCTTTCCGCGGGCGAGCCCGCTCCGTTTGTCGTCATGGCCCACCGCCAGACCAAAGGCCGCGGCCGTTTCGGTCGCGTATGGCACAGCGAGACCTCGGGCAACCTCTATTGCAGCTTCGCCTTTCGCCCGCAGGTGGACCCGGCGCGGATGCAGTCGTTCACGCTCTGGATGGGAGTGAGCATCTGCGAATTCATCGCGCACTTCTGCCGCGCCTCCCGCACTTCGCCCGCGGCCGCTCCGGGTATCAAATGGCCCAACGACATCCTTTTCGACGGACGCAAGGCCGGCGGCATCCTCACCGAGGCGCGCATGGATGCGGACCAGATCCGCGACCTCGTGCTCGGACTCGGCCTCAACCTGCGCCCGCCCGCCGGAGGCTGGCCGGCGGAGCTGGCCGACCGCGCCGTCGCGCTCTCCGAGCAAACCGGCCATCCCGTGGAGGTCAACCGCTTCGCCGCCGCGCTCGTCGAGCGGGTCCTGCACGCCTGGGATCTTTTCATCTCGGGCCGGTACAAGCCTGCCTTCCAGTCGCTCTGGCAGGAGCACGACCTCCTCCGCGGCCAGCATGTGGCCGTCCTGCAAGGCAAGCAGCGCATCGCCGGCACCGCCGCCGGCGTGGACGAAGAAGGCTGCCTGCTGCTGACGCTCGCCGACGGCGGCACCGCCCGCTTCCGCGCCGGCGAGGTGACGCTGGAAAAGAAAAAGCGCGGCAAGTAAGGAGCACCCGTCAAGCGACCCCGCGGCCGTAGCTGCGAACGTGAGTTCGCAGGGGGGGAGCGGCGGCATTCCTGCCGCTGCAGACGACGCGAAGCGTCGCCCGGTTTGGAAAATCCGCGGCGCACACCGGGCAAAGGGCGAGGCGCCGTTGCGCCTCGTCGCAGCGGCAGGAATGCCGCCGCTCCGATACGGACGACGTTCGCCAGCTACAGGCGAGGAAGATTCGTGCAATTCCCGAAAATTCGCGCTTTCTTCGGCCTCCTCTTCATCATGACAAACCCCCTCCTCCCGCGCCTCTGTTGTCACGGCTTCCTGTTCTCCCTTGCGGTTCTGGTGGCCTCATCGCTGCCGCTGCCCGCGGCCGGTTCGCGGCCGGTCGTCACCCTCGCGCCGGACAAGGCGGACGGCGGCGAAATCGTCACCGCAAGCGACGGTCGCGCAGGCGTCAGCCTGCCGGCCCGGAGCTCCCCGTCCGGCGGCTACCGGTGGCGATTACCCGAACCGCTCGCGCCGGGCTGGTGGGAGATGTCGGTCGAGTTTGCCAGGCGTCCGAAAGACTCCCCGCGGATGAAATTCTTTTTCGGCACTCCCCTGGCTCCGGTCTACGATCTCACCGATGCGGACAATCCGTGGAATCTGGACCGGTTCCGGTTGCGGATCTGGTGCGCCGGTCCGCTCGCCTCGCTGGAAATCCGTCCGCAGCGCCGGATGCCCGAAGCGATCCGCGCGATCGCCGGCGTGACGTTTACGCCCGTCGACGGTCCGGTGCCGCCGGCCGCGGCGGATGCCGCCGCTCCGGGCCTGCTCGGCGTTCTCGTGGAGGCGACGGCGACGCCCGGCGCCGGGGGCGCAGCGGTGATGGCGCTCTCGCCCGGGCTGCCGCGGGGCAACTGGCAAATCCGCCCGCGCTTCCGCGAGGCCGCCGCGCAGCGCACCGGCACGATGACCGCCACGGGAGCAGGCGGCGAACGCATCGTGGCGCCGGTATCGGGCCTGGTGAATGTCTTTCTGGACGAAGCGCCGGTCTCGCTGGCCTGGGAGCAGGTGGCCGGAGTGACGGGCGCGGTGCTGCAATCCGTTCCGGCTTACCGGCCGCGCCTCCCGCTGGACCGGAAAACGGCGCCGCTGCCGGTGGCGAGCGCGGACCGGCGCGCGCGGATCGTGCTTTCGTTTTCCCCCGGTGTATCCGGAAACGCACAACGGGTGTCCCTGCCGCTGTTGCCGGCAGGCATGCGGATGGCGGCCGTCACCAGTTGGGATGACGGCGCCGCCAATGACCTGCGCTGCGCGGAGCTGCTCGAGAAGTACGGTTTTCACGGGACTTTTTTCCTGATGCAAAACCAGGCGGAGCGCGCGGATTTTATCGCGGAACTGGAACGGCGCGGCATGGAAATCGGTTCGCATACGGTCAACCACCCGCATGGCTGGATGATCGCGCCGGGGCAGTGGGCGGCGGAGTGTTTGCAGATGCGTCTGCGGCTGGAGGCGGCGCTGGGGCATCCGGTGATCTCGTTCGCGTATCCGTACAATTACGTCCGCGCCGATGACGCGCACGGCGACTACGTGCTGCGGGGTGTGCGCGCAGCCGGTTATCTTTCCGGGCGCACCACGCGCAATGGCGGCGAAAGCATCACGGGCTATGCGGAGCCGCTCGCGCTCGTCACCGATGCGCATTTTCTCGCTTCGCCGGAGCAACTGGCGAAGGCATGGGAACGGGCCGCGTCGCAACCGGGCGGCGTGTTTTATTTCTGGGGTCATTCCTACGAAATCGCCACCGCGACGGACTGGGAAAGATTCGACGCCCTGCTCGCGCGCTACGGGCGCAAGGCGGGTGTGTGGTACGCCACCCAGGGCCAGTTGTTTCTCTGGCGCTGGCTGCGTGAAAACGTCCGCGAGGAGCAGCCGGACGTGCGCAACGGCAAGGTGCGGGTGACCCTGAGCTGGCCGCGGCTCGACCGGTGGCTGGCCCGGCAGGTGCCTCTGACCTTGCAGATGCCGGAGGGCGTGACGCGGGTGGCCGTCGAGGGCGCCGGGGAGTTTCCGGTCATCAACGGATCCGTAACGCTGCCCGCCGGCGTGCTCTGACGAGGTGAAGAGGGGAATTACGAATGACGAATGGACGGACTCCGGCTGCCGGAGGGATCGGGAAATTCGTCATTCGTCACGGATGGCACGCGGAGGGCGGCGTGGCACGGGCTTCCTGCCCGTGGGTTTGGTGTGGCATGGGCATCCGTGCCCATGATTGCCGGGGGGGAGGAGGACGTTTGCGGCGCGGAGCGCCGTCCACGGGCAGGGATGCCCGTGCCACGTCGGCCCGTGTAACTTCAGTTCGTCATTGAAGCGGCGCGCAGCGCGGCGGCCATGCGGGCGGCGCGGAGGTTGGCGGTAACGTCGTGGACACGCACGATGTCGATCCGCTGCCAGGCGGCGAGCGTCGTGATCGCCAGCGTGCCTTCGAGACGTTCGCCGGGCGGGAGATGGAGGACGTGGTCGATGACGGATTTGCGCGAGGCCGCCATCAGCACGGGGTTTTGGGGAAAACGGGTCCGGAGTTCGCCGGCGCGGGCGATGAGCGCGAGGTTCTGCGCCTGTGTCTTGCCAAAGCCGATACCGGGATCGAGGACGACCTGTTCGCGCGGGAGGCCGGCGCGGGCGGCGATGGCCAGCGTGGTTTCGAACCAGGCGAGGACGGGCGGCAGCGGGTCGGCGTCGGGCGGGAGCGTGGCGAGCGCGGGGTCGTTGTGCATCGCGACGACAGCGGCGCCGTGCGCGGCGGCGAGCGCGGCGAGTTCGGGAGCGCCTTGCAGGCCGTGAATGTCGTTGAGGAGATGCGCGCCGGCTTCGAGGGCGGCGCGGGCGACGGCCGGTTTGTAGGTGTCGATCGAGAGGGGTGTCGTGGCGGTGGCGGGATCGGCGACGAGCGTGCGGATGAGCGGCACGACGCGGGCGATTTCTTCCTCGTCGCTGATTTCGGTGTAGCCGGGGCGGGTGGATTGCGCGCCGATGTCGAGGATGTCGGCGCCCTCGGCGATGAGGCGGCGGGCGTGGGCGAGAGCGGCGGCGGGATCGAGGTAGCGGCCGCCGTCGGAAAAGGAGTCGGACGTGATGTTGAGGATGCCCATGATCCGCGGAACGCCATCGAGCGGGATCACGAGGTCGCGGCAGCGAAGCTGGCGGGGAGGTGCGCCTTTGGTGATGGTTGCGGAAGTCATGAATCGAAAATGAAGGACCAGGGCGCTGAACATCCAACATCGAACATCCAAGGTACGCGATCGGTGCGTTTTACCGTTTCTGCCTTCCGATACCGGTTCCCCGGGCATTCCGGATTTTACACAAAGATCGCGAAGGACGCGAAGGCTTTAACAGACAATTCTTTGTGATCTTTGCGACCTTTGTGTAAAATCAGAAGGTCTTGAGGAGTTGGTATAATGTTGGATATTGGATGCCAGATGTTCGGGGTGCTCAGGATTGCACGCGTTTGAGGGCTTCCTGCGCGGGGCCCCAGTGCGGATCGAGACGAAGGGACTCCTTGAGGTAGTCGAAGGCTTGTGAACGCTGGTTCTGTTTTTCCGCCAGCAGGCCGAGGCGGAAATAGACGCTGGCGCGCGTGGGTTCCGTCGGCGTGGGTGTCATCGTCAGGCAACGGAGAAGCGCGCGCTGGCCTTCGTCGGTGCGCTGTCCGCTGTCGGCGGCGATGCGGCCGAGCGTGTAGAGCGCGAAATAGTTGTCGGGTTCCGCGGCGAGGGCGCGATCGCAGAGGGCGAGCGCCTCCGTGAACCGTTTTTCGTCGGCGGAAAGCGCGGCTTCGTGCAGCGATCCGCGCACGGCATCGAGCCGGGTGATGGCTTGCGCGTGGGCCATGGCCTTGCTCCGGCTGCCTCCGGCGATGCCGGGGGCGTGCCGGTAAAACTCCACGAGGCCTTCGTGGTACGCGATATTGTCGGGCGCCAGGGCGGAGGCTTTTTCGAGCGCATCCCGTCCGCGCCGGGCCAGCGAGGGGGCACGGAAGCTGAAACCGAGTTCGCTGGCATGGAGCAGGCAGGCACGGCCGTATTCGGCGAGAAGACGGGGAGCGAGAGGGGCGGTGTCGGGCGTGGCGCGGAGGGCGGGTTCGAGGGTGGCGACGGCGTCGGCGAGACGGCCGAGCCCGATGTAGACGCGGCCGAGCAGGAGGCGGGCCTCGGCGTTTTGGGGCTCGGCCGCGAGGAAGGTCTCGAGCGGTTCGCGGGCTTCGGGAAGGCGTTCGGTGTCGAGAAGGGTGCGGGCGGCGGAAAGGGCGTCGGCGGCCGGAAGCGGGGCGGTGAAAAGCGCAAGGCTGAACAGAAGACAGAGGACAGAGCCCGGAGGCCAGAGACCAGAAGTCAGAGACCGGAGGACAGAAAACCGGCGACTACGGCAACCGAAGTCTGCCGTCTGTCTTCTGTCCTCTGATTTCTGGCCTCTGGTCTCCGGATTGCACATGCGGCACTACTCGTAACGCAAGGCCTCGATCGGATCAAGCTGGGCCGCCTTGTGCGCGGGATAAAAACCGAAAATCACGCCGACCGCCGCAGAAAAGATAACAGCCACAAGGACGGAATCGCTGGAGACGAGCACGGGCCAGCCCTTGGTTTGCGAAATGATCTGGGAGGCGCCGATGCCGAGAGCGACGCCGAGGATGCCTCCGAGCAAACTGAGGATCATCGCCTCGATGAGGAATTGCAGGCGGATGTCCTGGTCGTGCGCACCGATGGCGAGGCGAATGCCGATCTCGCGGGTGCGTTCGGTGACGCTCACCAGCATGATGTTCATGATGCCGATGCCCCCGACCATGAGCGAAATGCCGGCGATGGCGCCGAGGAGCTGGGTCATGACCGTGGTGGTCTCGGTGGCGCGTTCGGCCACCTCGAGCTGGTTGCGCACGGTGAAATCGGGTTCGCGTCCGCCGCGCCGTTGCGTGAGGAGCGCGGTGATGTCGTCCTGAATGGCAGCCATGGCTTCGGGACTGACGGCTTCGACGAGAATGAGGCTGAGAAAATCCCGGCGCGCGATGCGGCGCATGCAGGTGGTGTAGGGAATGATGACCACGTCGTCCTGGTCCTGGTTGTTCATGTTGAACCCCTTCTGCTCCAGCACGCCGAGGATGCGCATGGGCACGTCGCGGACACGCAGGGTGGCGCCGACGGGGTCCGTGTCGGGAAAGAGTTTTTCGGCGACGGTGGCGCCGATGACGCAGACCTTGCCCGCGCTGGAGACATCGGACTCGGTGAACATGGCGCCCTGGGCGAGGTTCCAGGCGCGCACGCTGAGAAAATCGGGGGACTCGCCTTGCACCTGGGTATTCCAGTTGAGGCCGTTGGCGAGGACTTGCTGGCGGATGCGGATTTCGGGGCTGATGGAAACAACGCCCTGGACTTCGCGGAGGATGGCGTCGGCATCGGCGGGGGTGAGGGTGCTGGCGTTGCCCCAGCCGGTGCGGACGCCGGCGCTGGTGGTGCTGCCGGGGAAAACGGTGATGACGTTGCGGCCGAGACTGGCCACCTGGGCCTCGACGAGCGCCTTGGCGCCGTTGCCGATGCTGACCATGGCGATGACGGCAGCCACACCGATGATGATGCCGAGCGCGGTGAGGAAGCTGCGGAGCTTGTTGCGGCGCAGGGCGCGGAGGGCGATGACCGTAGTGGCGATGAGACGCATGGGGGGGAATCAGGGATTAAGGAGGGAATCTAAAAATTGTTTTTTTGAACAGAAGTTAAGAAGGGAACGAAGGCCCGGAGGAGGCTGGACGGGGGTTGGGTGGATGTGACGGTTTCTTCTTTTTGAAAAAAGATGTCGAATACGGGAGGAGATTGCGGGAACGAGAGTGCCTTCGTGACCTTCTTGACTTCTGTTCAATTTTTAGTTCCCCCCCTTAATTTTTAGTTATTGATGGGCATCCGCCTCGTGCAACGAGGCCGATGCCTCGGCGGCCACGAGTTTTTGCATTTCCTGCGCGGCGTTGAGGCGGTTCTGGACACGATCGTCGCGGACGACGAGGCCGTCACGGACGATGAGGTTGCGCTTGCAGTAGCTGGCGATGTCGAGCTCGTGCGTGACCATGACGATGGTGATGCCTTCCTCGTTGAGGCGCTGGAACACCCCCATGACCTCGACGGAGGTCTTGCTGTCGAGATTGCCGGTCGGCTCGTCGGCGAGGAGGACGCGGGGCTCGTTGACGAGGGCGCGGGCGATGGCGACGCGCTGTTGCTGTCCGCCGGAAAGCTGGCTCGGGACGTGGTCGGCGCGGGCGGAGAGGCCGACGATGTCGAGCGCGTGAAGGGCGCGCCGGCGCATCTCGGCGGCAGACACGCGACGGGGGGCATAGAGCATGGGAAGCTCGACGTTCTCGAGGGCGGTGGTGCGGGAGAGAAGATTAAAACCCTGGAAGACGAAGCCGAGCTTCTGGTTGCGCATGTCGGCGCGCTCGGCGCGATCGAGACCGGAGACGTCGATGCCATCGAGGTGATAGGTGCCGCTGGTGGGGCGGTCGAGGCAGCCGAGCGTGTTCATGAGCGTGGACTTGCCGGAACCGGAAGCGCCCATGATGGCGACGAACTCGCCGGGTTCGATGGTGAGCGTGATGCCGCGCACCGCGTGAACCTCGGTCTCGCCGTTGCTGTAGGTCTTGCGGATGTCGTGAAGTTTGACGACGGGATGCATTTCAGAAGCGCCGCCGTTGTTGCGGGGCGAACGGGTTGCCGGTTCCGGCGGAAGCCGGGCCGGCGGCGGTGGTGGCAAGGGTCTGGAGGCCGGTGATGATGGCGTCGGTCTCGGTGAGCCCGTCGAGGACTTCGGTGTTGATGCCGTCGGTGACACCGAGCTTGACGGTGACAGGACGCGCGAGAGGCGCCTCGGGCGTGCCGGCGGGAGTATAGAGGGTACGGACGGTGGTTTCCTGGGAGTTGGCGGAACCGCGGCTGCGGCGGCCGGGGAGGACGATGCCGCGCTGGACAGCGAGGGCGCGGACCTTGGCCATGGTCTCTCGGCTGGGGCGCTCGCCGGACGTGTGTCCGACCTCCTTGAGGAGCGCAGTGAACTGGTCGGTGGGACTGGAGGTCCCGGCGGAGGGCTCGCCGGATTCATCGAAGGACGGAAGGATGAGGTCCTCGGGGATGCGGGCGCGGAGGGCGGCGTTGCTGACGAGGAGGGCGTCGCGGCGCTGGTTGACGATGACGGAGACGTTGGCCGTCATGCCGGGTTTGAGCGTGCGGTCGTCGTTGCGGACGTCGATGATGGTGGCGTAGGTGACGACGTTGGAAGAGGTGATGGGGGAGTTGCGGATCTGGGCAACCGTGCCGTCGAAGCGGCGGTTGGGGAAGGCATCGACGGTGAAATGGACGGGCTGGCCCTCGCGGACGCTGCCGATATCGGCTTCGGCGATGGCGGCGTTGATCTGGAGCTTGCGCAGGTCGGTGACGAGGATGAAGAGGGTCGGAGCGTTGAGGCTGGCGGCGACGGTCTTGCCCACGGTGGCCTGGCGGTCGAGGACGACGCCGTCAATGGGGGCGTCGATGACGCAACGCGCGAGGTCTACCTTGGCGTTTTCTACGGAGGCGTTCTGGATCTGTTTCTGCGCCTCGGCCTGCTCGAGCTGGGCCTGGGCCTGGTCGAGCTCCTGCTGGGAAACGAGATTACGTTCGCGGAGGGAGGCGATGCGGTCGGCGTTGAGCTTGACGAGGTTGTAGTTGGCGAGGGTGTTGGCGAACTGGGCCTTGGCCTGGTTGAGGCGCGATTCGTAGGTGGCGGGGTCGAGGCGAGCGAGGACATCGCCTTTTTTCACGCTGGAGTTGTAGTCCACGAGCACCTCCGTGATGATCGCGGAGATCTGGGAGCTGACTTCGATCTTCTCGACGGGTTCGAGGGTGCCGGTGGCGGTGACGCTCTGGATAAGGTCGCCGCGCGTGAGAGGCGCGGTGTTGAAGGCGACGGGTTCGGGCTGGCGGCTCTGGTAATAATACCAGCCGCCGCCGGCGACGGCGCCGAGAACGACGAGGGAAGTGATGATGCGACCGGGTTTGAAAGCCATGGGAGCGAGCGGATGCTTGAGTGTGGCGGGACGGTTAAGGAGGAAAAATCGTTGTGCTGGCGGGCGAGGCCGCAACAACCGATGACGCCAGGAGGAGGCTTTTTTCGTTCGCAAACGGCGCTGACGCGCGCAGTCAGGCTGGGACGGCGGCGAAAGCCGGAAGGTTTCCTGCGATAGACCGAAAATGAAAAAATGGGGAGCATGCCGGAGAAAGTGGCACGGGCATCCCTGCCCGTGGACGGCGCGAAGCGCCGCCCCCCGCCCCCCGCCCCCCGGCGCCGGAACACGGGCAGGGATGCCCGTGCCACTTTCTGCCAATCGGGCCGGTGAGCCTTATTGCGGCGGCAAGACCAGCACGGGCTTGACCAGGGCGGTGCCGGGTTCCTTCGAGCCGATTTGCGCGATGAGGGTATTGACGATGTCCTTGACCGGGAAGGCCATGCGCGTGTGGTTATCGAGGAGCGACCAGGCGCTGCCGAGGTTGGCGGAAAAGACGACCTTCACGTCGCGGTTGAGATCGACCTTGAGATCGCGCGCCGCGCGGATGACGCCGAGGCCCACGATGTCGAAGTGGACCACGATGCCCTCGGGGCGCTCGGCGGAGTTCCAGATCGACTGGAAAGCGGTGTAGCCAAACAGCTCGGAATCCATCGGCTCGGCGTCGGAAATCGTGTTGTCGAAATCGTCGGTCTGTATCCACTCCGTACTTACAGAGAGGCCGGCGGCGCGGATCGTCTGGTGAAACGACTCGTGCAACGACACGCGCACGGGCGAGCGGTCGGAGGTTTTCGGAGGGAGCTTGGTGATGAGGCCGATTTTTTTGCAGCCGGTCTTGACGAGGTGTTCGACGCTCTGGCGGGAGAAGGCGGCGAGGTCGAGATCGACCATGCTGCCGCCGTAGTTGACGCCGTAGCCGATGATGTGGACAGGGAGTTTTTCAAGCCAGGCGTAGTTGGAGGGATTGGCG harbors:
- a CDS encoding RND transporter codes for the protein MAFKPGRIITSLVVLGAVAGGGWYYYQSRQPEPVAFNTAPLTRGDLIQSVTATGTLEPVEKIEVSSQISAIITEVLVDYNSSVKKGDVLARLDPATYESRLNQAKAQFANTLANYNLVKLNADRIASLRERNLVSQQELDQAQAQLEQAEAQKQIQNASVENAKVDLARCVIDAPIDGVVLDRQATVGKTVAASLNAPTLFILVTDLRKLQINAAIAEADIGSVREGQPVHFTVDAFPNRRFDGTVAQIRNSPITSSNVVTYATIIDVRNDDRTLKPGMTANVSVIVNQRRDALLVSNAALRARIPEDLILPSFDESGEPSAGTSSPTDQFTALLKEVGHTSGERPSRETMAKVRALAVQRGIVLPGRRSRGSANSQETTVRTLYTPAGTPEAPLARPVTVKLGVTDGINTEVLDGLTETDAIITGLQTLATTAAGPASAGTGNPFAPQQRRRF
- a CDS encoding GntR family transcriptional regulator; its protein translation is MNPKLINRKAPYEQVKEAVYEKYIASGAEPGARLPSDRALAAEFGVNVATVAKGLTALSLEGIVSRRVGAGTFIQDVKPKHAQTVGVYLGAPVTSYAQPEMALYARLDQLLQQTLHGRGDEFMHYSDSRIREFWSVPHPALRDDAEEGKLSDLIVIRANPSNYAWLEKLPVHIIGYGVNYGGSMVDLDLAAFSRQSVEHLVKTGCKKIGLITKLPPKTSDRSPVRVSLHESFHQTIRAAGLSVSTEWIQTDDFDNTISDAEPMDSELFGYTAFQSIWNSAERPEGIVVHFDIVGLGVIRAARDLKVDLNRDVKVVFSANLGSAWSLLDNHTRMAFPVKDIVNTLIAQIGSKEPGTALVKPVLVLPPQ
- a CDS encoding macrolide ABC transporter ATP-binding protein — encoded protein: MHPVVKLHDIRKTYSNGETEVHAVRGITLTIEPGEFVAIMGASGSGKSTLMNTLGCLDRPTSGTYHLDGIDVSGLDRAERADMRNQKLGFVFQGFNLLSRTTALENVELPMLYAPRRVSAAEMRRRALHALDIVGLSARADHVPSQLSGGQQQRVAIARALVNEPRVLLADEPTGNLDSKTSVEVMGVFQRLNEEGITIVMVTHELDIASYCKRNLIVRDGLVVRDDRVQNRLNAAQEMQKLVAAEASASLHEADAHQ